A genomic stretch from Malus domestica chromosome 15, GDT2T_hap1 includes:
- the LOC103424631 gene encoding ylmG homolog protein 2, chloroplastic, translated as MAPSESASATETPKPLAPSFGMLLSSTNFAPFLRASSSSSSSKKPHFVLPDIPASIASAANKCSQLLHSLASQNPLLSKLISLRCEFQSICHQIGCRKNNQVKALSAHNFAAVLPGDSVAGLVVANGISNFLNLYNTLLVVRLVLTWFPNSPPAIVGPLSTICDPYLNIFRGLIPPLGGSLDLSPILAFLVLNAFTSTAAALPAELPASPSSVASQELTASPTEIANLSTCQKKWMTRLQGNNNTKSSGGVN; from the exons ATGGCTCCCAGCGAGTCGGCCTCCGCCACCGAAACCCCAAAACCTCTGGCACCAAGCTTTGGAATGCTACTTTCTTCCACCAACTTCGCACCATTTCTCAGAGCATCATCGTCGTCATCATCCTCCAAGAAGCCCCATTTTGTTCTTCCGGACATTCCCGCTTCGATTGCATCCGCCGCCAATAAGTGCTCCCAATTGCTTCACTCGCTGGCTTCTCAAAACCCGCTTCTCAGCAAGCTAATCTCTTTGCGCTGCGAATTTCAAAGTATCTGCCACCAG aTTGGGTGCAGAAAGAACAATCAGGTGAAGGCTTTATCAGCTCACAATTTTGCGGCGGTTTTGCCGGGAGATTCGGTGGCGGGGCTTGTGGTGGCAAACGGCATCTCCAACttcttgaacttgtacaacaCTCTCTTGGTTGTTAGGCTTGTCCTCACCTGGTTCCCCAACTCCCCTCCTGCCATTGTTGGCCCCCTCAG CACAATATGTGATCCGTACTTGAACATATTTCGGGGGTTAATCCCACCGCTTGGAGGCTCATTGGATCTCTCCCCCATTCTGGCATTCTTGGTTTTGAATGCCTTTACAAGCACAGCTGCTGCATTACCTGCAGAGCTTCCAGCATCACCGTCGTCAGTAGCTTCCCAAGAACTCACTGCTTCTCCTACCGAAATCGCTAACCTCTCTACATGTCAAAAGAAATGGATGACGAGACTTCAGGGCAACAACAACACAAAGAGCTCAGGCGGTGTCAATTAG
- the LOC103455775 gene encoding uncharacterized protein: protein MAASSTFFLFLVVSVLVVSASAGTQIKVTNNPADKLVDIINSNRTAHKASSLYSNQGLACIALQYIKAYEGDCDAVGGTDAKKPADSAFAETFAPNCGVQPATLTPITGRLIGCQSKYVHADEAFSTILIENSKGLDILYNKNHTEVGAAASGSDGGAPYFWCVLFSGGKTNSSFVTEGGEAKITRPGCFSGANDDCSESNHPASGADDWSRSSHLWPFFATALIAMWYAFGL from the exons ATGGCGGCAAGCAGCacattctttctctttcttgtagTTTCTGTTCTTGTCGTCTCTGCTTCAGCTGGTACCCAAA TCAAAGTTACTAACAACCCGGCAGATAAACTAGTCGATATAATTAACAGCAACAGAACTGCACACAAAGCATCATCCCTCTACAGCAACCAGGGTTTGGCGTGCATTGCCCTGCAGTACATAAAGGCATATGAGGGTGACTGCGATGCTGTAGGAGGAACTGACGCCAAGAAGCCTGCTGATTCTGCATTTGCCGAAACATTTGCTCCCAACTGTGGCGTTCAACCCGCAACCCTCACTCCAATCACCGGTCGTTTAATTGGCTGCCAGTCCAAATATGTCCACGCTGATGAAGCATTTTCAACAATCTTGATTGAAAACAGCAAGGGCTTGGACATTCTATACAATAAGAATCACACTGAAGTGGGAGCTGCTGCGAGTGGCAGTGATGGCGGAGCTCCATATTTCTGGTGTGTGCTGTTTAGTGGTGGAAAAACTAACAGCAGCTTCGTAACGGAGGGAGGTGAGGCTAAAATAACAAGGCCCGGATGCTTTAGTGGTGCTAATGATGACTGCAGCGAATCAAATCACCCGGCCAGTGGTGCCGATGATTGGTCTAGAAGCAGTCATCTGTGGCCATTTTTTGCCACGGCTCTGATTGCAATGTGGTATGCCTTTGGATTGTGA
- the LOC103424630 gene encoding copper-transporting ATPase PAA2, chloroplastic, with the protein MINSMLRLSLSSDPKLLFSYTTNSSSVDRFAFNFKPHLPQRRRSNHLLRPQSIPNFTLRSSLQTSADAAAPLQQVQNDPPAEASVLLDVSGMMCGGCVSRVKSVLSADDRVDSVAVNLLTETAAIKLRPEVAADVAAESLAGRLTECGFASKRRASGMGVAESVRKWKETVRKKEEMLVKSRNRVILAWTLVALCCGSHASHILHSLGIHAAHGSFWELLHNSYVKAGLATGALLGPGRDLLFDGLRAFKKGAPNMNSLVGFGSLAAFTISAVSLLNPGLQWDAAFFDEPVMLLGFVLLGRSLEERARIKASSDMNELLSLINTQARLVIGSSENDSSSNSVLFSDAICVEVPTDDIRVGDSVLVLPGETIPVDGRVVAGRSVVDESMLTGESLPVFKEKDLTVSAGTINWDGPLRVEASSTGSNSMISKIVRMVEDAQGHEAPIQRLADSIAGPFVYSIMTLSATTFAFWYYFGTQIFPDVLLNDIAGPDGDPLLLSLKLAVDVLVVSCPCALGLATPTAILVGTSLGARQGLLVRGADVLERLANVDYIALDKTGTLTEGKPTVSGIASFMYEELEILQIAAAVENTASHPIAKAILNKAKSLNMSIPVTRRQLTEPGFGTLAEVDGRLVAVGSLEWVRERFQAKANVSDLLNLEHTVRQSSEGITPSSYSKTIVYVGREGEGIIGAIAISDSLRHDAEFTVNRLQQKGIQTVLVSGDREEAVATIAKAVGIENEFVKSSLTPQGKSGAISSLKDAGHHVAMVGDGINDAPSLALADVGIALQIEGQENAASNAASIILLGNKLSQVVDALELSQATMAKVYQNLSWAIAYNLFAIPIAAGVLLPQYDFAMTPSLSGGMMALSSIFVVSNSLLLQLHKSDGSRKS; encoded by the exons ATGATAAACAGTATGCTgaggctctctctctcctctgacCCCAAGCTCCTCTTCAGCTACACCACCAACTCCTCCAGTGTTGACCGCTTCGCCTTCAACTTCAAGCCCCACCTCCCGCAACGCCGCCGTTCCAACCACCTCCTCCGGCCCCAATCAATCCCTAATTTCACCCTCCGCAGCTCCCTCCAGACCTCCGCCGACGCCGCAGCGCCGCTTCAGCAAGTCCAGAATGatccacccgccgaggcatcggtCCTGCTCGATGTCTCCGGGATGATGTGCGGCGGCTGCGTCTCGCGAGTCAAATCTGTTCTCTCCGCCGACGACCGAGTCGACTCGGTGGCGGTCAACTTGCTGACCGAAACGGCGGCGATCAAGCTGAGGCCGGAGGTCGCCGCCGATGTCGCGGCGGAGAGCCTGGCGGGGAGGCTGACAGAGTGCGGATTCGCTTCCAAGAGGAGGGCTTCCGGGATGGGAGTGGCGGAGAGCGTGAGGAAGTGGAAGGAGACggtgaggaagaaggaggagatgCTGGTGAAGAGCAGGAACAGAGTGATTTTAGCTTGGACTTTAGTGGCATTGTGCTGCGGATCGCATGCTTCTCACATTTTGCATTCTCTTGGAATTCATGCTGCTCATG GATCGTTTTGGGAGCTGCTGCATAATTCGTATGTAAAGGCGGGTTTAGCTACCGGGGCTTTGTTGGGACCTGGCCGAG ACTTGCTTTTTGATGGTCTGAGAGCCTTCAAGAAAGGAGCACCAAACATGAATTCTCTTGTGGGATTCGGATCCCTCGCAGCTTTTACAATTAGTGCG GTCTCGCTTCTCAACCCTGGGCTTCAATGGGATGCAGCGTTCTTCGATGAGCCG GTCATGCTTCTTGGTTTTGTGCTCCTAGGACGTTCTCTCGAGGAAAGGGCAAGGATCAAGGCATCTAGTGATATGAATGAACTCTTG TCACTGATAAACACACAAGCAAGACTTGTAATTGGTTCCTCGGAAAATGATTCCTCCAGCAACAGTGTACTTTTCTCTGATGCAATATGCGTTGAAGTCCCAACTGACGATATTCGGGTTGGAGACTCTGTGTTGGTTTTGCCAGGAGAAACCATACCTGTGGAT GGAAGAGTTGTGGCTGGAAGAAGTGTTGTCGACGAATCCATGCTCACAGGAGAATCACTTCCTGTATTCAAGGAAAAAGACCTTACTGTCTCAGCTGGAACCATAAACTGG GATGGTCCTCTGCGGGTTGAAGCATCTTCAACTGGCTCCAATTCAATGATATCCAAGATCGTTCGCATG GTTGAGGATGCTCAAGGACATGAAGCACCCATACAAAGGCTTGCTGATTCAATAGCTGGACCTTTTGTATACAGTATAATGACTCTATCAGCTACAACATTTGCTTTTTG GTACTACTTTGGAACACAAATTTTTCCAGATGTTTTGCTCAACGATATTGCTGGGCCAGATGGAGATCCATTGCTGTTGAGCTTGAAACTTGCTGTTGATGTCTTG GTTGTTTCTTGCCCTTGTGCACTGGGTCTTGCCACACCTACAGCAATCCTAGTTGGGACTTCACTCG GAGCAAGGCAAGGACTCCTTGTTAGAGGAGCAGATGTGCTTGAACGCTTAGCCAACGTAGATTATATTGCTTTAGATAAG ACAGGAACTCTTACAGAAGGAAAACCCACTGTTTCTGGTATTGCATCTTTCATGTATGAAGAGTTGGAAATTCTTCAAATTGCTGCTGCAGTGGAGAATACAGCATCACATCCAATTGCAAAGGCTATCTTAAATAAAGCAAAATCATTGAATATGAGTATCCCAGTCACGAGAAGGCAATTAACAGAACCGGGTTTTGGAACTTTAGCAGAAGTCGATGGCCGATTGGTTGCAGTTGGTAGCTTAGAATGGGTCCGTGAACGGTTCCAGGCAAAAGCCAATGTGTCTGATCTTTTGAATCTAGAACATACTGTGCGCCAATCATCAGAAGGCATAACACCTTCAAGTTATTCAAAAACTATTGTATATGTTGGCCGTGAAGGAGAAGGCATCATCGGTGCTATTGCAATATCTGATAGCCTGCGTCATGATGCTGAGTTTACTGTAAATAG ACTCCAGCAGAAGGGTATCCAAACTGTCCTCGTTTCTGGAGACAGGGAAGAGGCAGTTGCAACTATAGCGAAAGCTGTTGGAATAGAAAATGAATTTGTCAAATCATCATTGACTCCACAGGGAAAATCTGGAGCTATTTCTAGTCTTAAAGATGCAGGACATCACGTTGCAATG GTTGGCGATGGCATAAATGACGCACCATCTTTGGCACTTGCGGACGTTGGGATTGCCCTACAGATTGAGGGGCAAGAAAATGCCGCTTCAAATGCTGCATCTATTATACTTCTTGGAAACAAATTATCACAA GTTGTAGATGCCCTGGAACTGTCACAGGCAACAATGGCAAAAGTGTATCAAAATTTATCTTGGGCAATCGCATATAACCTATTTGCCATCCCCATTGCTGCCGGAGTACTGCTTCCTCAATATGATTTTGCCATGACACCATCACTCTCCG GCGGGATGATGGCCTTGAGCTCAATATTTGTAGTTTCCAATTCATTGCTTCTACAGCTCCATAAATCCGACGGGAGTAGAAAGAGTTAG
- the LOC103455768 gene encoding LRR receptor-like serine/threonine-protein kinase ERECTA isoform X1 → MGFDETAVVAVRVEFVLLVLLLGCMSFGYGDSQNDQGTLLEIKKAFRDVDNVLYEWTDPPSLDYCVWRGVTCDNSLNVIALNLSGLNLGGEISSVIGDLENLQSIDLRGNHLSGQIPDEIGDCSALQNIDLSFNEIFGDIPFSISKLKQLENLILKNNQLIGPLPSTLSQIPNLKILDLAQNNLTGEIPRLIYWNEVLQYLGLRGNNLVGTLSPDMCQLTGLWYFDVRNNSLTGSIPQNIGNCTAFQVLDLSYNQLTGEIPFNIGFLQVATLSLQGNQLSGPIPSVIGLMQALAVLDLSSNALSGSIPPILGNLTYTEKLYLHGNKLNGSIPPELGQMTKLHYLELNDNHLTGYIPPELGKLTDLYDLNVANNYLQGPIPDNLSSCTNLNSLNVHGNKLNGTIPPALQRLESMTYLNLSSNHLRGPIPIELSRIGNLDTLDISNNKLSGTIPSSLGDLEHLLKLNLSRNHLTGFIPGEFGNLRSVMEIDLSSNQLTGLIPQELSQLQNMNLLRLDHNNISGDVVSLINCFSLSVLNVSYNNLAGDIPTSKNFSRFSPDSFIGNPDLCGYWLNSRCHESRPTERVTLSKAAILGIALGALVILLMILVAACRPYNPTPFPDGTFDKPAVNYSTPKLVILNMNMALHVYEDIMRMTENLSEKYIIGYGASSTVYKCVLKNCKPVAIKKLYSHYPQCMKEFETELATVGSIKHRNLVTLQGYSLSSSGNLLFYDYMENGSLWDLLHGPSKKKKLDWTTRLQIALGTAQGLAYLHHDCSPRIIHRDIKSSNILLDKDFEAHLTDFGIAKNLCPSKTHTSTYIMGTIGYIDPEYARTSRLTEKSDVYSYGIVLLELLTGRKAVDNESNLHHLILSKTANNAVMETVDSDVTATCTDLGAVKKVFQLALLCTKRQPTDRPTMHEVTRVLGSLVPSPAPPKQPASANPPSTQHPSAKAPCYVDEYANLKTPHMLNCPSMSTSDAQLFLKFGEVISQNSE, encoded by the exons ATGGGGTTTGATGAGACTGCAGTTGTGGCAGTTCGGGTGGAGTTTGTGCTTCTGGTTCTTCTGCTTGGGTGTATGAGCTTCGGCTATGGGGATTCACAGAACG ATCAAGGAACACTGCTGGAGATAAAGAAGGCATTTAGGGATGTGGACAATGTTCTCTATGAATGGACAGACCCACCCTCTTTAGATTATTGTGTTTGGAGAGGCGTCACATGTGATAACTCTCTCAATGTCATTGCACT TAATCTATCGGGTTTGAATCTTGGAGGGGAAATCTCATCTGTAATAGGGGATCTCGAAAACCTCCAGTCTAT CGATTTGAGGGGGAACCACCTATCCGGCCAGATCCCAGATGAGATTGGTGACTGTTCGGCTCTGCAAAACAT TGACTTGTCCTTCAATGAGATATTTGGAGACATACCATTTTCGATATCCAAGTTAAAACAGCTGGAAAATCT gattttgaaaaataatcaattgattggtccacttcctTCGACGTTGTCCCAGATTCCGAATCTGAAGATTTT AGACCTAGCACAGAATAATCTCACTGGGGAAATACCAAGGCTTATATACTGGAATGAAGTTCTACAGTATCT TGGTTTGCGAGGGAACAATTTAGTCGGAACCCTTTCTCCAGATATGTGCCAGTTGACTGGGTTATGGTATTT TGATGTGCGAAACAACAGTTTGACCGGTAGCATTCCTCAAAATATAGGGAACTGCACTGCTTTCCAGGTTTT GGATCTGTCCTACAACCAGCTAACTGGAGAGATTCCATTTAATATCGGGTTCCTGCAAGTAGCCACCTT ATCATTACAAGGTAATCAACTTTCTGGGCCAATCCCATCTGTGATCGGCCTAATGCAGGCTCTCGCTGTATT GGATTTGAGCAGCAACGCGTTAAGTGGATCGATCCCTCCTATCCTGGGGAATTTGACTTATACAGAGAAATT GTATTTGCATGGTAACAAGCTTAATGGATCCATTCCCCCAGAGCTTGGACAGATGACAAAGCTACATTATTT GGAATTGAACGATAACCATCTTACGGGATATATTCCACCTGAACTTGGGAAGCTTACGGATTTGTATGACCT AAACGTTGCGAACAACTATCTTCAAGGGCCCATTCCTGATAATCTTAGTTCGTGTACAAATCTGAACAGCCT CAATGTGCATGGGAACAAGTTGAATGGAACCATTCCGCCTGCTCTTCAGAGGCTCGAGAGTATGACTTATCT AAATCTATCCTCCAACCATCTTCGTGGCCCAATTCCTATCGAGCTGTCTCGGATTGGTAACTTGGATACTTT GGATAtttcaaataacaaactaaGTGGAACCATTCCTTCATCACTTGGGGATTTGGAACATCTTTTAAAGCT GAATTTGAGTCGAAACCATTTGACGGGATTTATTCCAGGGGAGTTTGGTAATTTAAGGAGTGTTATGGAAAT AGACCTTTCAAGTAATCAGCTCACGGGATTAATTCCTCAAGAGCTCAGTCAGCTGCAGAACATGAATTTATT GAGATTAGACCACAACAATATATCCGGGGATGTGGTATCGCTGATAAACTGCTTCAGCCTTTCTGTATT AAATGTATCTTACAACAACTTGGCAGGCGATATTCCCACGAGCAAGAACTTCTCAAGGTTTTCACCAGACAG ttttattGGAAACCCTGATCTTTGTGGCTATTGGCTCAATTCTCGATGTCATGAGTCTCGTCCAACAGAGCGAG TGACACTATCTAAAGCTGCTATCCTGGGAATCGCTCTTGGTGCCCTTGTGATTCTTCTCATGATTCTTGTTGCTGCATGCAGGCCATATAATCCAACTCCCTTTCCTGACGGTACATTTGACAAACCAG CAGTTAATTACTCAACTCCGAAGCTGGTGATCCTTAACATGAATATGGCACTTCATGTATACGAGGACATCATGAGGATGACCGAAAACTTGAGCGAGAAGTATATAATTGGTTATGGTGCATCGAGTACAGTGTACAAATGTGTTCTGAAAAATTGTAAGCCAGTGGCTATCAAGAAACTTTACTCGCACTATCCTCAGTGCATGAAGGAGTTTGAGACTGAACTTGCGACAGTTGGAAGCATCAAGCATCGGAATCTGGTGACCCTCCAGGGGTACTCCTTGTCTTCCTCCGGAAACCTTCTCTTTTACGATTACATGGAAAATGGCAGTCTCTGGGATCTCCTTCACG GCCCTTCCAAGAAGAAAAAGCTCGACTGGACAACTCGTCTCCAGATTGCCCTTGGAACAGCCCAAGGGCTTGCCTACCTGCATCATGATTGCAGCCCCAGAATCATACACCGGGATATCAAGTCGTCCAACATTCTACTGGACAAGGATTTTGAAGCTCATTTAACTGATTTCGGCATTGCCAAGAACTTATGCCCCTCAAAGACCCATACGTCTACTTACATAATGGGCACGATTGGCTATATAGATCCTGAGTATGCGAGAACGTCACGCCTCACTGAGAAGTCCGATGTGTATAGTTACGGCATTGTTCTGCTGGAGCTGCTGACGGGAAGGAAAGCCGTAGACAATGAATCCAATCTCCATCATTTG ATATTATCTAAGACGGCAAACAATGCTGTCATGGAAACCGTAGATTCTGACGTCACGGCCACATGCACGGACCTCGGAGCAGTAAAGAAGGTTTTCCAGCTTGCCCTTCTGTGCACAAAGCGGCAGCCAACAGACCGGCCAACAATGCATGAAGTAACTCGCGTGCTGGGGAGTCTCGTGCCTTCCCCTGCACCACCAAAACAACCAGCCTCCGCCAACCCACCATCGACACAACACCCGTCTGCCAAAGCGCCGTGCTACGTGGACGAGTACGCGAATCTCAAAACGCCGCACATGCTAAATTGTCCATCCATGAGCACCTCAGATGCCCAGCTGTTTCTCAAGTTTGGAGAGGTAATATCTCAGAACAGTGAGTGA
- the LOC103455768 gene encoding LRR receptor-like serine/threonine-protein kinase ERECTA isoform X2: MGFDETAVVAVRVEFVLLVLLLGCMSFGYGDSQNDQGTLLEIKKAFRDVDNVLYEWTDPPSLDYCVWRGVTCDNSLNVIALNLSGLNLGGEISSVIGDLENLQSIDLRGNHLSGQIPDEIGDCSALQNIDLSFNEIFGDIPFSISKLKQLENLILKNNQLIGPLPSTLSQIPNLKILDLAQNNLTGEIPRLIYWNEVLQYLGLRGNNLVGTLSPDMCQLTGLWYFDVRNNSLTGSIPQNIGNCTAFQVLDLSYNQLTGEIPFNIGFLQVATLSLQGNQLSGPIPSVIGLMQALAVLDLSSNALSGSIPPILGNLTYTEKLYLHGNKLNGSIPPELGQMTKLHYLELNDNHLTGYIPPELGKLTDLYDLNVANNYLQGPIPDNLSSCTNLNSLNVHGNKLNGTIPPALQRLESMTYLNLSSNHLRGPIPIELSRIGNLDTLDISNNKLSGTIPSSLGDLEHLLKLNLSRNHLTGFIPGEFGNLRSVMEIDLSSNQLTGLIPQELSQLQNMNLLRLDHNNISGDVVSLINCFSLSVLNVSYNNLAGDIPTSKNFSRFSPDSFIGNPDLCGYWLNSRCHESRPTERVTLSKAAILGIALGALVILLMILVAACRPYNPTPFPDGTFDKPVNYSTPKLVILNMNMALHVYEDIMRMTENLSEKYIIGYGASSTVYKCVLKNCKPVAIKKLYSHYPQCMKEFETELATVGSIKHRNLVTLQGYSLSSSGNLLFYDYMENGSLWDLLHGPSKKKKLDWTTRLQIALGTAQGLAYLHHDCSPRIIHRDIKSSNILLDKDFEAHLTDFGIAKNLCPSKTHTSTYIMGTIGYIDPEYARTSRLTEKSDVYSYGIVLLELLTGRKAVDNESNLHHLILSKTANNAVMETVDSDVTATCTDLGAVKKVFQLALLCTKRQPTDRPTMHEVTRVLGSLVPSPAPPKQPASANPPSTQHPSAKAPCYVDEYANLKTPHMLNCPSMSTSDAQLFLKFGEVISQNSE, encoded by the exons ATGGGGTTTGATGAGACTGCAGTTGTGGCAGTTCGGGTGGAGTTTGTGCTTCTGGTTCTTCTGCTTGGGTGTATGAGCTTCGGCTATGGGGATTCACAGAACG ATCAAGGAACACTGCTGGAGATAAAGAAGGCATTTAGGGATGTGGACAATGTTCTCTATGAATGGACAGACCCACCCTCTTTAGATTATTGTGTTTGGAGAGGCGTCACATGTGATAACTCTCTCAATGTCATTGCACT TAATCTATCGGGTTTGAATCTTGGAGGGGAAATCTCATCTGTAATAGGGGATCTCGAAAACCTCCAGTCTAT CGATTTGAGGGGGAACCACCTATCCGGCCAGATCCCAGATGAGATTGGTGACTGTTCGGCTCTGCAAAACAT TGACTTGTCCTTCAATGAGATATTTGGAGACATACCATTTTCGATATCCAAGTTAAAACAGCTGGAAAATCT gattttgaaaaataatcaattgattggtccacttcctTCGACGTTGTCCCAGATTCCGAATCTGAAGATTTT AGACCTAGCACAGAATAATCTCACTGGGGAAATACCAAGGCTTATATACTGGAATGAAGTTCTACAGTATCT TGGTTTGCGAGGGAACAATTTAGTCGGAACCCTTTCTCCAGATATGTGCCAGTTGACTGGGTTATGGTATTT TGATGTGCGAAACAACAGTTTGACCGGTAGCATTCCTCAAAATATAGGGAACTGCACTGCTTTCCAGGTTTT GGATCTGTCCTACAACCAGCTAACTGGAGAGATTCCATTTAATATCGGGTTCCTGCAAGTAGCCACCTT ATCATTACAAGGTAATCAACTTTCTGGGCCAATCCCATCTGTGATCGGCCTAATGCAGGCTCTCGCTGTATT GGATTTGAGCAGCAACGCGTTAAGTGGATCGATCCCTCCTATCCTGGGGAATTTGACTTATACAGAGAAATT GTATTTGCATGGTAACAAGCTTAATGGATCCATTCCCCCAGAGCTTGGACAGATGACAAAGCTACATTATTT GGAATTGAACGATAACCATCTTACGGGATATATTCCACCTGAACTTGGGAAGCTTACGGATTTGTATGACCT AAACGTTGCGAACAACTATCTTCAAGGGCCCATTCCTGATAATCTTAGTTCGTGTACAAATCTGAACAGCCT CAATGTGCATGGGAACAAGTTGAATGGAACCATTCCGCCTGCTCTTCAGAGGCTCGAGAGTATGACTTATCT AAATCTATCCTCCAACCATCTTCGTGGCCCAATTCCTATCGAGCTGTCTCGGATTGGTAACTTGGATACTTT GGATAtttcaaataacaaactaaGTGGAACCATTCCTTCATCACTTGGGGATTTGGAACATCTTTTAAAGCT GAATTTGAGTCGAAACCATTTGACGGGATTTATTCCAGGGGAGTTTGGTAATTTAAGGAGTGTTATGGAAAT AGACCTTTCAAGTAATCAGCTCACGGGATTAATTCCTCAAGAGCTCAGTCAGCTGCAGAACATGAATTTATT GAGATTAGACCACAACAATATATCCGGGGATGTGGTATCGCTGATAAACTGCTTCAGCCTTTCTGTATT AAATGTATCTTACAACAACTTGGCAGGCGATATTCCCACGAGCAAGAACTTCTCAAGGTTTTCACCAGACAG ttttattGGAAACCCTGATCTTTGTGGCTATTGGCTCAATTCTCGATGTCATGAGTCTCGTCCAACAGAGCGAG TGACACTATCTAAAGCTGCTATCCTGGGAATCGCTCTTGGTGCCCTTGTGATTCTTCTCATGATTCTTGTTGCTGCATGCAGGCCATATAATCCAACTCCCTTTCCTGACGGTACATTTGACAAACCAG TTAATTACTCAACTCCGAAGCTGGTGATCCTTAACATGAATATGGCACTTCATGTATACGAGGACATCATGAGGATGACCGAAAACTTGAGCGAGAAGTATATAATTGGTTATGGTGCATCGAGTACAGTGTACAAATGTGTTCTGAAAAATTGTAAGCCAGTGGCTATCAAGAAACTTTACTCGCACTATCCTCAGTGCATGAAGGAGTTTGAGACTGAACTTGCGACAGTTGGAAGCATCAAGCATCGGAATCTGGTGACCCTCCAGGGGTACTCCTTGTCTTCCTCCGGAAACCTTCTCTTTTACGATTACATGGAAAATGGCAGTCTCTGGGATCTCCTTCACG GCCCTTCCAAGAAGAAAAAGCTCGACTGGACAACTCGTCTCCAGATTGCCCTTGGAACAGCCCAAGGGCTTGCCTACCTGCATCATGATTGCAGCCCCAGAATCATACACCGGGATATCAAGTCGTCCAACATTCTACTGGACAAGGATTTTGAAGCTCATTTAACTGATTTCGGCATTGCCAAGAACTTATGCCCCTCAAAGACCCATACGTCTACTTACATAATGGGCACGATTGGCTATATAGATCCTGAGTATGCGAGAACGTCACGCCTCACTGAGAAGTCCGATGTGTATAGTTACGGCATTGTTCTGCTGGAGCTGCTGACGGGAAGGAAAGCCGTAGACAATGAATCCAATCTCCATCATTTG ATATTATCTAAGACGGCAAACAATGCTGTCATGGAAACCGTAGATTCTGACGTCACGGCCACATGCACGGACCTCGGAGCAGTAAAGAAGGTTTTCCAGCTTGCCCTTCTGTGCACAAAGCGGCAGCCAACAGACCGGCCAACAATGCATGAAGTAACTCGCGTGCTGGGGAGTCTCGTGCCTTCCCCTGCACCACCAAAACAACCAGCCTCCGCCAACCCACCATCGACACAACACCCGTCTGCCAAAGCGCCGTGCTACGTGGACGAGTACGCGAATCTCAAAACGCCGCACATGCTAAATTGTCCATCCATGAGCACCTCAGATGCCCAGCTGTTTCTCAAGTTTGGAGAGGTAATATCTCAGAACAGTGAGTGA
- the LOC103424632 gene encoding uncharacterized protein codes for MELGATWRTSRFSSYEKLVAIGLALLAVLSPLYIDRRTTDDSELDSEEPISFASWLPLLLLVLILAIALSLFLDRSFSRFDPYWIHRVGGSSSGITIILMVLALVLKCKSSIRNWDA; via the coding sequence ATGGAACTTGGAGCAACGTGGAGGACGAGCAGGTTTTCATCATACGAGAAGCTGGTGGCGATAGGGTTGGCCCTTCTAGCCGTGCTTTCTCCTCTCTACATCGACCGCAGAACTACAGATGATTCAGAGCTTGATTCGGAGGAGCCTATCAGCTTCGCTTCTTGGCTGCCTTTGCTGCTCTTGGTGTTGATCTTGGCCATCGCTTTGTCACTTTTCTTAGACAGAAGCTTTTCCAGGTTTGATCCCTATTGGATTCACAGAGTTGGCGGTTCTTCGAGTGGTATAACAATAATCCTCATGGTTCTGGCTTTGGTTTTGAAGTGTAAATCTTCCATTAGGAACTGGGACGCTTAA